A window of Eubacteriaceae bacterium ES3 contains these coding sequences:
- the hisIE gene encoding bifunctional phosphoribosyl-AMP cyclohydrolase/phosphoribosyl-ATP diphosphatase HisIE — translation MDFNNIKFNEAGLIPAIVQDYHTREVLMMAWMNEETLKMSVDSGIATFYSRSRQEVWIKGETSGNKQHIISIEYDCDGDTLLLQVVPDGPACHTGSISCFYRTLKNNTDLNKGNVDILFNLVRLLEDRRENPKEGSYTNYLFEKGVDKICKKIGEEAAETIIAAKNNDPIELTYEASDLIYHLLVLMNNQDVALDSIFEELTKRHQK, via the coding sequence ATGGATTTTAACAATATTAAATTTAATGAAGCCGGTCTTATACCGGCGATTGTACAAGATTATCACACTCGCGAAGTTCTGATGATGGCCTGGATGAATGAAGAAACCCTTAAAATGAGTGTCGATTCTGGAATAGCTACTTTCTATAGTCGCAGCCGTCAAGAAGTTTGGATAAAAGGTGAAACTTCAGGAAATAAACAGCATATTATTAGTATTGAATATGACTGTGATGGAGACACACTCTTACTCCAAGTCGTCCCTGATGGACCAGCTTGCCACACAGGAAGTATTTCATGTTTCTATAGGACTTTAAAAAATAACACGGATCTCAATAAAGGAAATGTGGACATTTTATTCAATTTAGTAAGATTACTCGAAGATCGTCGTGAAAATCCTAAGGAAGGCTCTTATACTAACTACCTTTTTGAAAAGGGTGTCGATAAGATATGTAAAAAAATTGGTGAAGAAGCTGCTGAAACAATTATTGCTGCCAAAAATAACGATCCTATTGAACTGACTTATGAGGCATCAGATTTAATTTATCATCTACTTGTTCTTATGAATAATCAGGATGTCGCTCTTGATTCTATTTTTGAAGAGTTAACGAAACGTCATCAAAAATAA
- a CDS encoding MoaD/ThiS family protein codes for MAITVKLFATFRVGRGKVVEMEYKPGMTAQNVIDSLGITAPEIAALIVDGVDGKVENMLKVPIKEDGYLAIFPPVAGG; via the coding sequence ATGGCGATCACTGTTAAACTATTTGCTACATTCAGAGTGGGAAGAGGTAAGGTTGTGGAAATGGAATACAAACCTGGAATGACTGCTCAAAATGTTATAGATTCACTGGGAATTACTGCACCTGAGATTGCTGCACTGATCGTCGATGGAGTCGATGGAAAAGTTGAGAATATGCTTAAAGTGCCAATCAAAGAGGATGGCTACCTGGCAATCTTCCCACCTGTAGCTGGCGGTTAA